From one Comamonas piscis genomic stretch:
- the pheA gene encoding prephenate dehydratase translates to MSTPPQASPELAVLRVQIDNLDTQLLTLLNQRALVAERVGELKKREGTPFFRPDRVAQVIQKIENANPGPLKAAHVSAIWREIMSACLALESPQRVAILGPAGTFCEEAAIQYFGGAADIKYCNSFEEVFHSTAAGSAQFGVVGVENSNEGVVTRSLDMFLHTPCHVVGEVSLLIRHNLMRTTNSLEGVDVVAAHPQALAQCQGWLSKHLPHAERRPVESNAEGARLAALHPNIAGIASERAAQQYGLHIISHAIQDDAYNRTRFAIICLPHTLATPEPTGKDCTSLVVSVPNRPGAVHELLMPLSKHGVSMTRFESRPARTGQWEYYFYIDLDGHPSQPHVAKALEELRALCAFYKVLGAYPVGG, encoded by the coding sequence ATGAGCACACCTCCCCAAGCGTCCCCCGAACTCGCCGTGCTGCGTGTCCAGATCGACAATCTCGACACGCAACTGCTGACTTTGCTGAACCAGCGCGCCCTGGTGGCCGAACGTGTGGGCGAGCTGAAAAAACGTGAAGGCACGCCCTTCTTCCGCCCGGACCGGGTCGCCCAGGTCATCCAGAAGATTGAAAACGCCAACCCCGGCCCTTTGAAGGCCGCCCATGTCTCGGCCATCTGGCGCGAGATCATGTCCGCCTGCCTGGCACTGGAATCGCCCCAGCGCGTGGCCATTCTGGGCCCGGCCGGCACCTTCTGCGAAGAAGCCGCGATCCAGTATTTCGGCGGCGCCGCCGACATCAAGTACTGCAACAGCTTTGAAGAGGTGTTCCACTCCACCGCTGCTGGCAGCGCGCAGTTTGGCGTGGTGGGTGTGGAGAATTCCAACGAAGGCGTGGTCACCCGGTCGCTGGACATGTTCCTGCACACGCCTTGCCATGTGGTTGGCGAGGTGAGCCTGCTGATCCGCCACAACCTGATGCGCACCACCAACTCGCTCGAAGGCGTGGACGTGGTCGCCGCCCACCCGCAAGCGCTGGCGCAGTGCCAGGGTTGGCTGTCCAAGCACCTGCCCCATGCCGAGCGCCGCCCGGTTGAAAGCAATGCCGAAGGCGCGCGCCTGGCAGCCCTGCATCCCAATATTGCCGGCATTGCCAGCGAGCGCGCTGCCCAACAATACGGCCTGCACATCATCAGCCACGCGATTCAGGACGATGCCTACAACCGCACCCGGTTTGCCATCATCTGCCTGCCCCACACCCTGGCCACGCCCGAGCCTACGGGCAAGGACTGCACCAGCCTCGTCGTCTCGGTGCCCAACCGGCCCGGCGCCGTGCATGAGCTGCTGATGCCACTGAGCAAGCATGGCGTGTCGATGACGCGCTTTGAATCCCGCCCGGCCAGAACCGGCCAGTGGGAATACTATTTCTATATTGATCTGGACGGCCACCCGTCGCAGCCCCACGTGGCCAAGGCCCTGGAAGAGTTGCGCGCGCTGTGTGCGTTCTACAAGGTGCTTGGCGCCTATCCAGTCGGGGGTTGA
- a CDS encoding prephenate dehydrogenase encodes MALIGCGLMGGSFALAAKRAGLVKRIVGYSKSPSTTSRARQMGVIDEEASSALQAVSGADLVLLAIPVASTESTLANIKHLINPDTLVMDVGSTKMDVVAAARRALRDRFGCFVPAHPITGKEVFGVDHADVNLYRDAQVVLTPTELTKVAQLRQAEAVWKAIGSHVISMAPEQHDAALAASSHAPHLVAMAYINSMLSQDGAHRMLSLAGPGFRDFTRIAAAEPQMWRDIFLANRSEILKQIQSLQHMLGSYEAALLTDDQPKLEQLLREASNTRAQWKQGKLYTAESLSKHKTSAA; translated from the coding sequence ATGGCGCTGATCGGCTGTGGGCTGATGGGCGGCTCATTTGCCCTCGCAGCCAAACGGGCAGGGCTGGTCAAACGCATTGTCGGCTATAGCAAGTCGCCATCCACCACCAGCCGCGCGCGGCAGATGGGCGTCATTGATGAAGAGGCCAGCTCGGCCTTGCAGGCCGTCTCGGGTGCCGATCTGGTGCTGCTGGCGATCCCGGTCGCCTCAACCGAGTCCACCTTGGCCAACATTAAGCACCTGATCAACCCGGACACCCTGGTGATGGATGTCGGCTCCACCAAGATGGATGTGGTGGCGGCCGCACGCCGCGCGCTGCGCGACCGCTTTGGCTGCTTTGTGCCCGCCCACCCCATCACCGGCAAGGAAGTGTTTGGCGTGGACCATGCCGACGTCAACCTCTACCGCGATGCCCAGGTGGTGCTTACCCCCACCGAGCTGACCAAGGTCGCCCAACTGCGCCAGGCCGAAGCCGTCTGGAAAGCCATTGGCAGCCATGTGATCAGCATGGCGCCGGAACAGCACGACGCAGCACTCGCCGCCAGCAGCCATGCGCCGCACCTGGTGGCCATGGCTTACATCAACTCGATGCTGTCGCAAGACGGTGCGCACCGCATGCTGTCGCTGGCGGGCCCGGGCTTCCGTGATTTCACCCGCATCGCAGCGGCCGAGCCGCAGATGTGGCGCGATATCTTCCTGGCCAATCGCAGCGAGATCCTCAAGCAAATCCAGTCGCTGCAGCACATGCTGGGCAGCTACGAGGCCGCCCTGCTGACCGACGACCAGCCCAAGCTGGAGCAGCTGCTGCGCGAGGCCAGCAACACCCGTGCGCAATGGAAGCAGGGCAAGCTCTACACGGCTGAATCGCTGTCCAAGCATAAAACCTCTGCCGCCTAA
- a CDS encoding bifunctional 3-phosphoshikimate 1-carboxyvinyltransferase/cytidylate kinase: MFSTAFLDIPALQSAHGEVQLPGSKSISNRVLLLAALSSGTTTIHDLLDSDDTQVMLRALEQLGCAVVRSTDPAHLNSYHITGIAGQLAPALAARSTALFLGNAGTAMRPLTAALALLGGHFEMSGVPRMHERPIGDLVDALRQLGCKIDYLGNEGFPPLRIQPVAAAQLQLNAPITVRGDVSSQFLTALLMALPLVAKQQDVVIEVAGELISKPYIHITLELLKRFGIDIHNEQWQRFTVRAGSRYQSPHEIHVEADASSASYFIALGAIAASKGSKPNAQGGTTSVDRVVKVMGVGAQSIQGDIRFVEAARAMGAAITSGPNWLEIRRGTWPLQAIDMDCNHIPDAAMTLAAMALYANGTTTLRNIASWRVKETDRLAAMAIELRKLGAVVEEGADYLTITPPANREAWKPASIHTYDDHRVAMCFSLAAFNPAGLPVRIEDPKCVAKTFPGYFEAMFSAVRAVPGSVPVICIDGPTASGKGTVAAAVAEHLGYHLLDSGALYRITGLAATRAGIPIDAEHASQIAALIAQMDIQFGADQQVRLDGEDISLAIRSEEAGMNASLVSALPAVRQALVQAQHDFRQLPGLVADGRDMGTVIFPLAPLKVYLTASAAKRAERRHKQLIEKGIPATIADLRADLEARDSRDMNRATAPLHAAQDAFLLDNSEMGVDNAVAQVLSWWEKRQPFGKAQA, encoded by the coding sequence ATGTTCTCCACCGCATTTCTTGATATCCCCGCCTTGCAAAGCGCCCATGGTGAAGTGCAGTTGCCCGGCTCCAAGAGCATCTCCAACCGCGTGCTGCTGCTGGCCGCGCTGAGCTCGGGCACCACCACCATCCACGATCTGCTGGACTCCGACGACACCCAGGTGATGCTGCGCGCGCTGGAGCAACTGGGTTGCGCGGTGGTGCGCAGCACCGATCCAGCCCACCTCAACAGCTACCACATCACCGGCATTGCCGGGCAGCTGGCCCCGGCGCTGGCGGCCCGCAGCACCGCGCTGTTCCTGGGCAATGCCGGCACCGCGATGCGGCCGCTGACCGCCGCATTGGCCTTGCTGGGCGGCCACTTCGAGATGAGCGGCGTGCCGCGCATGCACGAGCGCCCGATTGGTGACCTGGTCGATGCGCTGCGCCAGCTGGGCTGCAAGATCGACTACCTGGGCAACGAGGGCTTTCCGCCGCTGCGCATCCAGCCGGTGGCGGCCGCGCAACTGCAGCTGAACGCACCGATCACCGTGCGCGGCGATGTGTCCAGCCAGTTCCTCACGGCGTTGTTGATGGCCCTGCCCCTGGTCGCTAAGCAGCAGGACGTGGTGATTGAAGTGGCCGGCGAGTTGATCTCCAAGCCCTACATCCACATCACCCTGGAGCTGCTCAAGCGCTTTGGCATCGACATCCACAACGAACAGTGGCAGCGCTTCACGGTACGCGCCGGCAGCCGCTACCAATCGCCGCACGAGATCCATGTCGAGGCCGATGCCTCGTCGGCCAGCTACTTCATCGCGCTGGGTGCCATTGCAGCCAGCAAGGGCAGCAAACCCAATGCGCAAGGCGGCACTACGAGCGTCGATCGCGTCGTCAAAGTGATGGGGGTGGGCGCGCAATCGATCCAGGGCGATATCCGCTTTGTCGAAGCTGCGCGCGCGATGGGCGCCGCCATCACCAGCGGCCCCAATTGGCTGGAGATCCGCCGTGGCACCTGGCCGCTGCAGGCCATCGACATGGACTGCAACCACATCCCCGATGCGGCGATGACCTTGGCTGCGATGGCGCTCTACGCCAATGGCACGACCACCTTGCGCAATATCGCCAGTTGGCGCGTCAAAGAGACCGACCGCCTGGCGGCGATGGCCATCGAGCTGCGCAAGCTCGGCGCCGTGGTGGAGGAAGGCGCCGACTACCTGACCATCACCCCGCCCGCCAACCGCGAGGCCTGGAAGCCCGCCAGCATCCACACCTATGACGACCACCGGGTGGCGATGTGCTTTTCGCTGGCCGCCTTCAACCCCGCCGGCCTGCCGGTGCGCATTGAAGACCCCAAGTGCGTGGCCAAGACCTTCCCCGGTTACTTCGAGGCCATGTTCTCGGCCGTGCGCGCCGTGCCCGGCTCGGTGCCGGTGATCTGCATCGATGGCCCCACCGCCTCGGGCAAGGGCACCGTGGCAGCCGCTGTGGCCGAGCACCTCGGCTACCACTTGCTCGATTCAGGCGCGCTCTACCGCATCACCGGCCTGGCGGCCACCCGCGCCGGCATCCCGATCGATGCCGAGCATGCCAGCCAGATCGCCGCGTTGATTGCGCAGATGGATATCCAGTTCGGCGCCGACCAGCAAGTGCGCCTCGATGGCGAGGACATCAGCCTGGCCATTCGCAGCGAAGAAGCCGGCATGAACGCCTCCCTGGTCTCTGCGCTGCCCGCTGTGCGCCAGGCGCTGGTGCAGGCCCAGCATGATTTTCGCCAGCTACCCGGCCTGGTGGCCGACGGCCGCGACATGGGCACGGTGATTTTCCCGCTCGCCCCCCTGAAGGTCTATTTGACCGCCAGCGCAGCCAAGCGCGCCGAGCGCCGCCATAAACAGTTGATTGAAAAAGGAATACCGGCTACAATAGCCGACCTTCGTGCTGACTTGGAGGCGCGTGACTCGCGGGACATGAACCGCGCCACCGCCCCCTTGCATGCAGCGCAGGATGCATTCTTGCTGGACAACTCCGAGATGGGCGTGGACAACGCGGTCGCTCAGGTGCTGTCCTGGTGGGAAAAACGACAACCGTTTGGCAAAGCCCAGGCTTAA
- the rpsA gene encoding 30S ribosomal protein S1 translates to MSESFAALFEESLTRTEMRPGEVITAEVVRVEHNFVVVNAGLKSEAYVPIDEFKNDQGEIEVQVGDFVSVAIGSIENGYGDTILSRDTAKRLASWLALEKALESGEFVTGTTSGKVKGGLTVLVNGIRAFLPGSLIDTRPIKDLTPYENKTLEFKVIKLDRKRNNVVLSRRAVVEASMGEERAKLMETLKEGSIVQGVVKNITEYGAFVDLGGIDGLLHITDMAWRRVRHPSEVVTAGQEITAKILKFDTEKNRVSLGLKQMGDDPWMGVSRRYPSSTRLFGKVTNIADYGAFVELEPGIEGLVHVSEMDWTNKNVAPSKLVTLGDEVEVMVLEIDEDKRRISLGMKQCKANPWQEFAQNTKRGDRVKGPIKSITDFGVFVGLASGIDGLVHLSDLSWNETGEAAVRNYKKGQEVEAIVLAVDVDRERISLGIKQLDSDAFTTFATVNDKGQIVTGKVKTVDAKGAEIDLGDDIVGYLRASEISVDRVEDARSVLKEGDEVTAVVTNVDRKSRSISLSIKQKDHAEQQETMSSLSQQSSKENAGTTSLGALLRAKLDADK, encoded by the coding sequence ATGTCTGAATCTTTTGCCGCCCTTTTTGAAGAGTCGTTGACACGCACCGAAATGCGTCCTGGCGAAGTGATCACTGCAGAAGTCGTGCGCGTTGAGCACAACTTTGTGGTGGTGAACGCCGGCTTGAAGTCCGAAGCCTACGTGCCAATCGACGAATTCAAGAACGACCAGGGCGAAATCGAAGTCCAAGTGGGCGACTTCGTGTCCGTGGCTATCGGTTCCATCGAAAACGGCTACGGCGACACCATCCTGTCGCGCGACACCGCCAAGCGTCTGGCTTCCTGGCTGGCCCTGGAAAAGGCGCTGGAATCGGGCGAATTCGTGACCGGCACCACCTCCGGCAAGGTCAAGGGCGGTCTGACCGTTCTGGTCAACGGCATCCGTGCTTTCCTGCCAGGCTCGCTGATCGACACCCGTCCGATCAAGGACCTGACCCCGTACGAAAACAAGACCCTGGAATTCAAGGTCATCAAGCTGGACCGCAAGCGCAACAACGTGGTGCTGAGCCGCCGCGCTGTGGTGGAAGCTTCGATGGGCGAAGAGCGCGCCAAGCTGATGGAAACCCTCAAGGAAGGCTCCATCGTTCAAGGCGTGGTCAAGAACATCACCGAATACGGTGCGTTCGTGGACCTGGGCGGTATCGACGGCCTGCTGCACATCACCGACATGGCATGGCGTCGCGTGCGTCACCCATCCGAAGTGGTGACCGCTGGCCAAGAAATCACGGCCAAGATCCTGAAGTTCGACACCGAAAAGAACCGTGTCTCGCTGGGTCTGAAGCAAATGGGCGACGATCCATGGATGGGCGTGTCGCGCCGTTATCCATCGAGCACCCGTCTGTTCGGTAAGGTCACCAACATTGCTGACTACGGCGCATTCGTGGAACTGGAACCAGGCATCGAAGGTCTGGTTCACGTGTCCGAAATGGACTGGACCAACAAGAACGTTGCTCCTTCCAAGCTCGTGACCCTGGGCGACGAAGTCGAAGTCATGGTTCTGGAAATCGACGAAGACAAGCGTCGCATCTCCCTGGGCATGAAGCAGTGCAAGGCCAACCCATGGCAAGAATTCGCGCAAAACACCAAGCGCGGTGACCGCGTCAAGGGCCCGATCAAGTCGATCACCGACTTCGGCGTGTTCGTGGGCCTGGCCTCCGGCATCGACGGTCTGGTTCACCTGTCTGACCTGTCGTGGAACGAAACCGGCGAAGCCGCCGTTCGTAACTACAAAAAGGGCCAGGAAGTGGAAGCCATCGTGCTGGCCGTGGACGTGGACCGCGAACGCATCTCGCTGGGCATCAAGCAGCTCGACAGCGATGCATTCACCACGTTCGCTACTGTGAACGACAAGGGCCAGATCGTCACCGGCAAGGTGAAGACCGTGGACGCCAAGGGCGCTGAAATCGACCTGGGCGACGACATCGTCGGCTACCTGCGTGCTTCCGAAATCTCGGTGGACCGCGTGGAAGACGCCCGTTCCGTGCTGAAGGAAGGTGATGAAGTTACCGCCGTGGTGACCAACGTGGATCGCAAGAGCCGCAGCATCTCCCTGTCCATCAAGCAGAAGGACCACGCTGAACAGCAAGAGACCATGTCTTCGCTGTCGCAGCAATCGTCCAAGGAAAACGCTGGTACCACCAGCCTGGGCGCCCTGCTGCGCGCCAAGCTGGACGCCGACAAGTAA
- a CDS encoding integration host factor subunit beta: MTRSDLIEELAARFHQLTQRDAEQAVKTILEAIEDSLVRGQRIEIRGFGSFTITHRQPRLGRNPRSGEAVQVPAKRVTHFKPGKALRESVDDPSNILTSAASPKNNDE, encoded by the coding sequence ATGACCCGATCCGATCTGATTGAAGAGCTTGCCGCTCGATTCCACCAGCTGACGCAGCGGGATGCGGAGCAGGCCGTCAAAACGATTCTGGAGGCCATCGAAGACTCCCTGGTACGCGGACAACGCATTGAAATCCGTGGCTTTGGCAGCTTCACCATCACCCACCGCCAGCCCCGCCTGGGCCGCAACCCCCGCAGTGGCGAAGCCGTGCAGGTGCCCGCCAAGCGCGTCACCCACTTCAAGCCCGGCAAGGCTTTGCGCGAATCGGTGGACGACCCGAGCAATATCCTGACCTCGGCAGCAAGCCCCAAGAACAACGACGAATAA
- a CDS encoding alkaline phosphatase D family protein, producing the protein MQHRPPQDSNPHQPNRRQWLQGLGALGLAAQFGSDAHAQSLQMAPWPVSEQLFGLGVASGEPDASSVVLWTRLLPSATAPLLRPQAVHWELAHDAEFQQILRRGEALATSDSGHSVHVLAQGLDADRWYYYRFRCQGQTSATGRTRTAPAPGAAVAQLRLVYASCQRWEHGYYAAWRHAREDDPDLVVFLGDYIYEYASPSSAAKQKHSQLARLQPLAHAVSLQDYRDRYALHKSDPDLQAMHAHCPWLVTWDDHEVEDNYVGDYGVGKVQAFVVKRMAAYQAFYENMPLRASVAYKQAGLRMPAAGTPLYRQQSWGALADLWVLDARQYRDLQACRTATEKSPASVKAADCADLARNSRSFLGWEQERWLAAQLASNSAAKPESRRWSVICQQTLFAARAFPSGRTSADTWDGYPAARQRLLRAIGEAQLRNTVLLGGDIHQNYVCRIQDPEGEHPQRVLASEFCGTSISSHSGTTQARVDAIVARNPHVLLARCDERGYGLCDISTKLWTTQLRVVNQPQYANSGAHSLARFVVEDQVAGPQWA; encoded by the coding sequence ATGCAGCACCGACCACCGCAGGACAGCAACCCCCACCAACCCAACCGCCGCCAATGGCTGCAAGGCTTGGGTGCCCTGGGCCTGGCCGCACAGTTTGGCAGCGATGCCCATGCCCAAAGCCTACAGATGGCGCCCTGGCCAGTATCGGAGCAGCTGTTTGGCCTGGGGGTCGCCAGCGGCGAGCCCGATGCCAGCAGCGTGGTGCTGTGGACGCGGCTGCTGCCCAGCGCAACCGCGCCCTTGCTGCGCCCGCAGGCGGTGCACTGGGAGCTGGCCCATGACGCCGAGTTCCAGCAGATCCTGCGCCGGGGTGAGGCCCTGGCCACGTCCGACAGCGGCCACAGCGTGCATGTACTGGCCCAGGGTTTGGACGCCGACCGCTGGTACTACTACCGCTTCCGCTGCCAGGGCCAGACCAGTGCCACAGGCCGTACCCGCACCGCACCCGCCCCTGGTGCTGCGGTGGCGCAGCTGCGCCTGGTCTATGCTTCCTGCCAGCGCTGGGAGCATGGCTACTATGCCGCCTGGCGCCATGCGCGCGAGGACGATCCCGACCTGGTTGTCTTTCTGGGCGACTACATCTACGAATACGCCTCGCCCAGCTCCGCCGCCAAGCAGAAGCACAGCCAACTCGCCCGCCTGCAGCCGCTAGCCCATGCCGTCAGCCTGCAGGACTACCGCGACCGCTATGCGCTGCACAAGAGCGACCCGGACCTGCAGGCCATGCATGCGCACTGTCCCTGGCTCGTGACCTGGGACGACCACGAGGTGGAAGACAACTATGTGGGCGACTATGGCGTCGGCAAGGTCCAGGCCTTTGTCGTCAAGCGCATGGCCGCTTACCAGGCGTTTTACGAGAACATGCCACTGCGCGCCTCCGTCGCTTACAAGCAGGCAGGGCTGCGCATGCCTGCCGCCGGTACCCCCCTGTACCGCCAGCAAAGCTGGGGTGCATTGGCGGATCTCTGGGTGCTCGATGCGCGCCAGTACCGCGACCTCCAGGCCTGCCGCACAGCCACCGAAAAAAGCCCGGCCTCCGTCAAGGCCGCAGACTGCGCCGACCTGGCACGCAACAGCCGCAGCTTTCTGGGCTGGGAGCAAGAGCGTTGGCTGGCCGCCCAGTTGGCGAGCAACAGCGCGGCCAAGCCCGAGAGCCGGCGCTGGAGCGTCATCTGCCAGCAAACCCTGTTTGCAGCGCGCGCCTTTCCGAGCGGCCGCACCAGTGCCGACACCTGGGACGGCTACCCCGCCGCGCGCCAGCGCCTGCTGCGCGCCATCGGCGAAGCGCAGTTGCGCAACACGGTGCTGCTGGGCGGAGATATCCACCAGAACTATGTCTGCCGCATCCAGGACCCGGAAGGCGAACACCCCCAGCGGGTACTGGCCAGCGAATTCTGCGGCACCTCCATCAGCTCACACTCCGGCACCACCCAGGCCAGAGTCGATGCCATCGTGGCCCGCAACCCCCATGTGCTGCTGGCCCGCTGCGATGAACGCGGCTATGGGCTTTGCGATATCAGCACCAAGCTCTGGACGACCCAGCTGCGCGTGGTCAACCAGCCGCAGTACGCCAACAGCGGCGCACACAGCTTGGCCCGCTTTGTGGTGGAGGACCAGGTCGCTGGCCCGCAGTGGGCCTGA
- a CDS encoding gamma-glutamyltransferase family protein: protein MPRQSPGSRTRRPHHQTSNTPAVRWSLSLAAVATAALLAACSSQPSLQYQPPAAADQPEGSSGWTDKPGWATEQYAVAAANPLATDAGYQVLQAGGSAIDAAIAVQLVLGLVEPQSSGIGGGAFLLHAQGSKVEAYDGREVAPMAADENLFMQGGKPMAFHDAVVGGRSVGVPGAIRMLEMAHKEHGKLPWASLFEPAIRLATDGFKVSARLNALTAQEKFLGQDPLASGYFLDANGKPWPVGHLLKNPEYAAVLKGIAQQGSKALLEGPVAEAMVRKVQGHASNPGKLSMADLAAYQPIKREALCSDYSPSAAGAPTNQPTATRSYRLCGFPPPSSGGIAVAQILGILGSTPAGQMGLGADGLPSADWLHLYAEASRLAFADRNQYVADPAFVGAPAGDWSSMLKPNYLAQRARLIGARSMQQAQPGRPGSVQMAYASQPYQQEYGTSHISIVDRYGNAIAMTTTIEDQFGSRQMVNTGRGLAGGFLLNNELTDFSLAPRDAQGQPIANRVEPGKRPRSSMAPTLVFDKATDRLVISAGSPGGAWIIHYTTKTLYGMLNWGLMPQQAINLPNFGSLNGPTVLEEKRFPAATVQALQARGAEVKEQNLTSGLQAISRGEAHGKSWWFGGADPRREGIVMGQ from the coding sequence ATGCCACGACAGTCCCCTGGGTCCCGCACCCGCCGCCCGCACCACCAGACATCCAACACCCCAGCCGTTCGCTGGTCCTTGTCTCTGGCCGCAGTGGCGACGGCGGCCTTGCTGGCGGCCTGCAGCAGCCAGCCTAGCCTGCAGTACCAACCACCGGCAGCAGCGGACCAACCCGAGGGCAGCTCCGGTTGGACCGACAAACCCGGTTGGGCCACCGAGCAGTACGCGGTAGCTGCCGCCAACCCCCTGGCCACCGATGCCGGCTACCAGGTGCTGCAAGCCGGCGGCTCGGCCATTGATGCAGCGATTGCGGTGCAACTGGTGCTGGGCCTGGTGGAGCCGCAATCGAGCGGCATTGGTGGCGGTGCCTTTTTGCTGCATGCGCAAGGCAGCAAGGTCGAGGCCTATGACGGCCGCGAAGTCGCCCCAATGGCGGCTGACGAGAACCTGTTTATGCAGGGTGGCAAGCCGATGGCCTTCCATGATGCTGTCGTCGGTGGTCGCTCGGTAGGAGTGCCCGGCGCCATCCGCATGCTGGAGATGGCGCACAAAGAGCATGGCAAGCTGCCCTGGGCCAGCCTGTTTGAGCCAGCGATCCGCTTGGCCACCGATGGCTTCAAGGTCAGTGCCCGTTTGAACGCCCTCACCGCGCAGGAGAAGTTTCTGGGCCAGGACCCCCTGGCCAGCGGCTACTTTCTCGATGCCAATGGCAAGCCCTGGCCTGTTGGCCATCTGCTGAAGAACCCCGAATACGCCGCCGTGTTGAAGGGCATCGCCCAGCAGGGCTCCAAGGCGCTGCTGGAAGGCCCCGTGGCCGAGGCCATGGTGCGCAAGGTGCAAGGCCATGCCAGCAACCCCGGCAAGCTCAGCATGGCCGACCTGGCCGCTTACCAACCCATCAAGCGCGAGGCGCTGTGCAGCGATTACTCGCCCAGCGCAGCCGGCGCGCCAACCAACCAGCCCACGGCCACGCGCAGCTACCGCCTTTGCGGCTTTCCGCCACCCAGCTCGGGCGGCATTGCGGTGGCGCAAATCCTGGGCATCCTGGGCAGCACCCCCGCTGGCCAGATGGGGCTGGGCGCTGATGGCCTGCCCAGCGCCGACTGGCTGCACCTGTATGCCGAGGCCTCGCGCCTGGCCTTTGCCGACCGCAACCAGTATGTGGCCGACCCGGCCTTTGTCGGCGCACCGGCGGGAGACTGGTCGAGCATGCTCAAGCCCAACTACCTGGCCCAGCGCGCCCGCCTGATTGGCGCGCGCAGCATGCAGCAAGCCCAGCCCGGGCGGCCCGGCAGTGTGCAGATGGCTTACGCCAGCCAACCCTACCAGCAGGAGTACGGCACCAGCCACATCAGCATCGTCGACCGCTACGGCAACGCCATTGCGATGACCACCACCATCGAGGACCAGTTTGGCTCGCGCCAGATGGTCAACACCGGTCGCGGCCTGGCCGGCGGTTTTTTGCTGAACAACGAGCTGACCGATTTCAGCCTGGCGCCGCGTGATGCGCAAGGCCAGCCCATTGCCAACCGGGTCGAGCCGGGCAAGCGGCCGCGCTCGTCGATGGCGCCCACCCTGGTGTTCGACAAGGCCACGGACCGCCTGGTGATCAGCGCCGGCAGCCCAGGCGGCGCCTGGATCATCCACTACACCACCAAGACCTTGTACGGCATGCTCAACTGGGGCCTGATGCCGCAGCAGGCCATCAACCTGCCCAACTTTGGCAGCCTTAACGGCCCCACCGTGCTGGAGGAAAAACGCTTCCCCGCCGCCACCGTGCAAGCCTTGCAAGCCCGAGGTGCCGAGGTCAAGGAGCAAAACCTGACCAGTGGCCTGCAAGCCATCTCGCGCGGCGAGGCGCATGGCAAATCCTGGTGGTTTGGCGGGGCGGACCCGCGCCGCGAAGGCATCGT